Proteins encoded within one genomic window of Oncorhynchus masou masou isolate Uvic2021 chromosome 1, UVic_Omas_1.1, whole genome shotgun sequence:
- the LOC135546483 gene encoding transmembrane protein 208-like: protein MAPKGKVGTKGKKQIYEENEATLKFYIRVILGANAIYTALNLLVFYSSSTFWTWFALVFALAVCVGSYRAMSAMAQAVFGEDGGLIDGGIDLNMEQGMAEHLKDVILLTAILQVLSTISSCFWYLWLLAPARAMFLLWVNFLGPWFSAETPGAAPEEVNEKKQRRQERRQMKRF, encoded by the exons ATGGCG CCCAAAGGTAAGGTCGGAACTAAAGGCAAGAAGCAAATCTACGAGGAGAATGAGGCGACACTCAAGTTCTACATCCGAGTAATCTTGGGAGCCAAC GCGATATACACTGCGTTAAACCTCTTGGTCTTCTATAGCTCTTCAACGTTTTGGACATGG TTTGCGCTGGTGTTTGccctggcagtgtgtgtgggcagttACCGCGCCATGTCTGCCATGGCCCAAGCAGTGTTTGGTGAGGATGGGGGTCTGATTGACGGTGGAATAGATCTGAACATGGAGCAGGGGATGGCAGA GCATCTGAAGGATGTTATCCTGCTAACTGCTATATTACAAGTGCTCAGCACCATCTCCTCCTGCTTCTGGTACCTTTGGCTGCTG GCCCCGGCCCGAGCAATGTTCCTGCTGTGGGTGAACTTCCTAGGTCCCTGGTTTTCGGCCGAGACCCCTGGTGCAGCCCCAGAGGAGGTGAATGAGAAGAAGCAGAGACGACAGGAGCGCAGACAGATGAAGAGATTCTAA